GAACCTAGTATTTTAACAGGAGAAGAGCTTAAAAGCCTTATAAGTATTGGGAAGGAAGAGGGCGCAATTGAAGAAGAAGAGAAAGAAATGATCAACAGCATATTTGAATTCGGTGACACAATAGTAAGAGAAGTAATGGTCCCAAGGACTGATATCCAATCCATAGACCAAAACGAGAGTATTTCTGAAGTAATAAAGACGATCGTAGAAACACGTCATTCCAGAATACCAATCTATGAGGAAAACATTGATAACATAATAGGAATTTTATATGTTAAGGACTTAATTACTCGCTGGGAAAGTTACAAACAAGGAGAAAATATTGCATTAAAAGATTTAATTCGCACTCCATATTTTGTCCCTGAAACTAAGAAGGTAAAAGCCTTATTTGCGCTATTTAAGAAGAAAAGAAATCATATGGCAATCGTTGTAGATGAATACGGTGGTACGGCAGGACTTGTTACTATTGAGGACGTAATAGAGGAAATTCTCGGAGAAATAGAGGATGAACACGATCGCGAAGATGACCAATTTCAAGCTCTTGGCAATGGCGTGACTCTAATAGACGGTAGAACAAATATAGACACAGTTAATGAAGAGCTTGATATACAGATTCCTCAAGGGGACGACTATGATTCTATAGCTGGATTTATTGTAAATAGATTAGGCAGAGTTCCCAAAACGGGTGAAATAGTAAACTACAAAAATCTCAAGATAGTAGTTGCTGAGGCAGGGCCAAGACATGTAAGCAAAATAAAGATCGCCAGATTAGAACAAAAGGAAGATAATAAAAATGAATAAATTGCTTGCTAAACTAAGAGCGAATTTTATGGCAGGTATTTTAGTTATACTGCCCATTCTTGTAACCTATGAAATTGTCAAATTCATAATTGTAAAAGTAAAAGTGCTGCATTTTGCAAATGTTGTTACGCCTGAATGGATAGAGCATCCTATATATTTCAGATATATCACAATAGGGATAGCAGTGCTGGTAATACTGGCAGCAATCTTCATAATACTGACCGTTATCGGGATGCTTGCGAGGAATGTTATTGGAAAACGCTTAATCCTTTTTGGAGAGAGCGTTTTAGCAAGAATTCCAATGGTAAATAAGATATACAGAGCAGTTCAACAAATTAGTCATGCTTTTGTAGGCAAAGTAATTTTTACTCGTGTTGTTCTATTACAATACCCACGTAAAGGGATTTATTCTATGGGATTTGTGACTTCTGATACAAAAGGTGAAATAGGTTCTAAAATTTCCAAGGATTCAATTAACGTATTTCTGCCTACGACACCAAATCCAACCTCAGGATATTTATTGTTTGTACCTGAGAAGGATACAATTCCACTCTCTATGAGCGTTGAAGATGCCATGAAATTAGTGATTTCAGGTGGTGCAGTTACACCAAATTATAACAAATAAAAAATGCGGACTTTAAGGTTATGCACATTTTTAGTTGTATTAACATTAGTGACAATGTTTAGTGTAGGGGCAGGTTTGAAACCTGCCCTTTCAGAAGAAAAAATACAGGAGTTCTCACTTACTAAAACTGATGAAGTTAAGAAAAGGTGGAATTTAGAAGCAGAAAGTGCTGATCTATCTGGGGATCCCATAATAAAGCTATATGATGTTAAATTATCTATTTTTGAAGAACAAAAAGTAACAATTCACTTAACAGGAGAACAAGGAGATATCAATAAAAAAACTGAAGACATCCATCTTGAAAAAAATATTATTGGCAGAAGAGTGGATGGTACGCAAATAAAAACAGAATATATTGACTGGATGGCAAAAACAGAGACTTTTAATACAGAGGCTAAAGTTTTTATAACACGCAAAAACATAAGACTTACCGGGCATGGTTTAAGAGCAGATCCAGGATTTAAAACTATGTATATTAAGAAATTTCCTGTAATGGAAATAAGTAGGGAAGATACAAGTGAAAATTAAAAATTTTACCCTTATCTCTCTCATTTGCATTATATTCGGAGCTTCGTTCTCTATACAAGCTGCTGAGAACAATGAAAAAAAGAAGATAACGAGGATAACCAGTGACAGAATGGAAATGAATTGGAGCAAAAATGTCGCTATTTTCATAGGAAATGCACTGCTTGTTGACGAGGATGGCAAGGTAGAAGCAGATAGAATGGAGGTTTTTTTAGTCGCTTCAGAAGAAGACGAGAATAAAGAAGAGGATATTGAAAAAGTTATTGCTACAGGGAATGTCAAAATAACAACTCCTGAGAGAAGGACAAAATCTGGTAAAGCAGTATTCCATAAAAAAGAAGATATTCTCATACTCTATGATAATCCTGAAGTGTGGCAGAAAGGAACCTGTTTTACAGGGGGAAGAATTACCTTTGATCTTAAAAAAGACACTATGATTATAGATAAAGACGTTCAGGGCTCTCTTGAATCCAAAGAGACAAAAACAACAGAATCTCCTGAGGAGGAAGATGCAGATATTACAGACAAAAAATCTCATTAAAGATTATTCCCACAAGAGAGTAGTAAATAATCTAAGTATTCAGATTTGCAGTGGGGAAATTGTTGGATTACTTGGACCAAATGGTGCAGGAAAAACAACTACTTTTTACATGATTGCTGGTCTTATAAAACCAGATGGAGGTAAAATTCTTCTTAATGATGAAGACATAACATCCTGTCCTATGTCAGAGCGCGCAAGAAAAGGGCTAGGATACCTATCTCAGGAGCCTTCTATCTTCAGAAAACTCACTGTTAGAGATAATATTTTTGCAATATTAGAAACACTTCCTTTAACAAAAGAGGAACGTGAGAAAAGGTTACTTGAACTGCTTAATGAGCTTAATATTACTCATCTCAAAAATCGCAAGGCTTATACACTCTCAGGAGGAGAAAAAAGAAGAGTAGAAATATCAAGAGCCTTAGTAACCCGGCCATCTATTCTCTTGCTTGACGAACCCTTTACTGGAATAGATCCAATAGCTGTAGTTGATATACAGGGTATTCTCAAGGATCTAAAGAAAAAGGGCTATGGTGTGCTTATTACAGATCATAGTGTCAGAGAAACATTAGAGATTACGGACCATGCTTACATCATTCACGATGGTCAAATCCTCACCGCAGGAACTCCTAAAAAAATATTATCACACAAAGGAGCCCGCAAATCATACTTTGGGGAAGATTTTTCACTCTAATGAGTCCCTTTAAGAATTGCTCCCTGCGATGTTAGTTTTTTTCTTAACGCTTCTACTGATAATTCCCGAACATTAGTGTGATTTTGAAATGAGTATAAAGCAGCGGCTGTGCCAGCAGCCTCGCCGGTAGCCATGCATGTTCCCATCACTCTCACAGACCCATTGGCTTCACGCGTTGAAGAAAGACACCTGCCTGCAACAAACATATTTGCAATGTTTTTGGGGATGAGACAGTTATAAGGAATATCATATGAATGTCCATTTTTTACTGGAATTCGTGTCTGGTCTGTCCCGCTTCCGTGAATATCGACATGATGAGCCCCTTTTGCTATCCCATTTTTGACTTTCTTCCCTGAAATAACGTCTTCCGTCTTTAAAACATATTCTCCGATAATCCTACGGGTCTCTCTTATACTGATGCTATGGGCTATTCCAGACAGTTCGGAGTTCCTGAAACCTGGAATATGAATTTTGAGAAACTCTATAGCCGTTGATATTTGACGGGAAAGTGTAAAGAGAGAATTTGACAGGGTTTCAATATTTCTGGCATCAATACCAGAAACACGTGTGGTATTAAGTACTATTTCTTTTTTTCCCATGGAAGTTGGACTCATGAATATTGCACTACAAGGATACATGAGTCCTCTCCTGATTGCATCCCCAAGCAGTGTTCCTCTTGCTGAAAGTGCAAGATACGGATATCCAGATTCATACACTTTCTGTGCGCATTCAGCAGGAGTCTTTTTGAAAACAGGATTCTCAGCCAGTAATATTTCTTCAGGATTATCTCTGACAAACTCTAGTAGTGGTTTGAAGTTTATATTACTCATGCGGAAAATTAAGCTTATTGGCTGAAAATTCTTAGTGTCGCTTCCAGCTTCAGATTTGGCATTAGCCATCGCTGCAATATTACCATCTCCGGTCGCCTCAATAATCACTTTTGCCCTGATGCATCTTCTCTTGCCGCTTCTGTCCACAACAAAACATTCCTGAATCCGCCCATTGTCAATCGCTATATTATCAACAATTGTATGTAACAGGACATCAACCCTGTATTTTTCGAGTGTTTCAGCAATTACAAGCCGAAAAATGTCAGGATTTACACAGACACCCCATAAGGTACGCCAGTCGCAAATACAACCTATGTATCCACTCATTCTTTTACATGCATCTAGCAATTCACGAAGAACACCACCAACAATCCATTCACCCAGGGAATTGCAACATCCTAAGATCGGCAGACCACTTATCGTATCACCGCCAATAGCACCTCTGGATTCGACAAGCAATGTTCTCGCATTATTCTTAGCTGCAGCAATGGCAGCAGCTATTCCTGCAGCACCACCACCTATGACCAAGACATCATAATTCTTTATTTTTGATTTCATATTCATATTCTATCACTAAATTATCTTGATACCAGCATTAATCGCTGTTTTAAAGGCAAAACACCCAACAAGACATACCAAAACACCTCTTCAAGACAAATCTAGCTTAAAAACGCCTGATTCTATTATCTAAAATTCAGGAACCTTCAAGATAGTCTATTAAGTCTAGTAGTAGAAGGGGAAATATACAAATAGGCATTAGTTCTCATTTTTTACGTTCTATTCATAATTCCGTTTCAGATTAGTATATTCTTGCTAGAAAAAGACAGTGGGAGAGATTTTGATTATAGGATAACAAGATAGTTCTCAGTATCTAACATATTGAAATTAGGCATGTTATGTATTTTGAGTTAAAATATTACTTTATGTTATTATCTTGCAATGCAAACAAAAAGCTTTCTCTTTGAATATTTCTTTGTTAGTTTACATAAGATATCTTATGCGACACTGAATATTAATGATAAAATAAGCTCTAACTCTTTACACACAAAGAAGTTAGCTAATATTTGCAGACTTGTGAAGTTAATATTGCAAAACTTTTTTTGTTCGTAACTCTCTTAACAATAAGGAGTTATAAAAATTTAGCACTCTTAGTTAATCAATATAATGGATGTTTTCTCGCGGTTTGCGTACTCTAGTCTAAATTCTAATTAAAAATGGAATTTTCGTGGTAATTCAGAGTTTTTCAATATGGAAATGATAAGAAAAAGTGTTATAAACTTAGCCTAACTGCCTCTTGCCCAATAAGATGCCGTAATTTAATAAGCAAGTCCTTTTGTGGAGATATATGGATTTTTGGATCAGCCAACATAGTTACCTCTCCAGATTGAGGTATGAGTACATGTAAATAAACAATAGACTTTCCGGGATATTGAGCTAATAAATCTTTTAATTTTTGAAGTGTTTGCTCATCAAGGCCTGTACTTATAAGTTTGAGATGTATAGCTTTTGTCAGTTTTTCCTCTGCTTCTAAAAGCGAGATGATATCCGACGCAATTACCTTTGGCTGATCCTCTCTGAGATCAAGCCTTCCCTTTACAAGTAATAATTTGTCCACTTCAATAAGATTATCAAATTTCCCAAACACAGCAGGATAAACCAGAACGCTTATTGTTCCTTGCATGTCTTCCAAGGTAAATGCACACATGCGCTTTTTGTCTTTTTTGGTGAGGATCCCTTTCACTGCATTTATTATGCCACCTATATATATATCGTCACCATCCTGATGCTCAGAAACAAGCGTATTTGATGCTGTTGTAAAGGATTTAAGAGTATCTTCATGCTTCGCTAATGGATGTCCACTAACATAGAAGCCTAGTACTTCTTTTTCATATGCAAGGAGCTTACTTTCCATCCATTCTTCTACGTCTGCAAACTTATGAACATCTTCACGAAATTCCTTTTGTGATTCAAATACATCAAAAAATAGAGTCTGTCCACTCTGGGTATCTTTTTGTATCTGTTGACCGACTTCAATTGCATGGTCCAACGTATGCATAAGCTGAGCTCTTGGTCTGCCAAAATTGAACGCACCAGCCTTTATTAAACTTTCTATTACTCTTCTGTTTGCTGTGCGCAGATTAACACGTTCACAAAAATCATATAGAGACTTAAAATAACCGTGTAATTGTCTTACTTTAATAATAGAATCGATAGCTACTTCACCAACGTTTTTTATTGCTGCCAAACCAAAACGAATATTCTTCCCCTCTATTGTGAATTTAGCATAACTTTTATTAATATCGGGAGGTAATACTTTGATTTTCATATCGTTGCACTCACTTATATACAATACAATCTTATCTGTATTTTGTAATTCACTGCTCAAAAGAGCTGTCATGAATGCAACAGAATAATTTGCCTTAAAATATGCTGTTTGAAAAGCAATCATTGCATATGCAGCGCTATGAGACTTGTTAAATCCATATCCTGCAAAATATGCTATTAAATCAAAAACTTTAGATGCGACTTCTTCTTTTACCCCTTTTTTAATAGCACCTGATATAAATGCATTTCTTTGTTTATCATCCATTATCCCCTTTTTACCCATAATCCTACGCAGTGTGTCTGCTTCACCCATAGAAAAACCAGCAAACTCATTTGCTATTCTTATTACTTGCTCCTGATAAAGGATAACTCCATACGTCTCCTTCAATATGGATTCTAAGATAGGATGATCATATTTTACAGGACTCTTGCTATGTCTTCCCTTCACAAAAGTGTCTAACGCTCCTCCTTGCATAGGTCCAGGTCTGAACAAAGAAACAAGAGGGATCAGATCCTCAAAAGATTCAGGTTTTAGCTTTCTTGAAAGGTCGCGCATTCCAGGACTTTCCAGCTGGAACACACCTATGGTCTTCCCTTTAGAAATCAGCAGTGAAAAAGTATTCTTATCATCTAAAGGCAATTTGTCGGTTTCAATTTTTTTGTCATAATATTGTTCTATAAGAGCAATTGTGTTCTGAATAACAGTTAATGTCTTGAGTCCAAGAAAATCCATTTTTAACAGACCTATTTTTTCTAATGAGTTCATACCATATTGCGTGCTTATCTCTGTCTTATTA
The window above is part of the bacterium genome. Proteins encoded here:
- the lptC gene encoding LPS export ABC transporter periplasmic protein LptC, which produces MFSVGAGLKPALSEEKIQEFSLTKTDEVKKRWNLEAESADLSGDPIIKLYDVKLSIFEEQKVTIHLTGEQGDINKKTEDIHLEKNIIGRRVDGTQIKTEYIDWMAKTETFNTEAKVFITRKNIRLTGHGLRADPGFKTMYIKKFPVMEISREDTSEN
- the lptB gene encoding LPS export ABC transporter ATP-binding protein → MQILQTKNLIKDYSHKRVVNNLSIQICSGEIVGLLGPNGAGKTTTFYMIAGLIKPDGGKILLNDEDITSCPMSERARKGLGYLSQEPSIFRKLTVRDNIFAILETLPLTKEEREKRLLELLNELNITHLKNRKAYTLSGGEKRRVEISRALVTRPSILLLDEPFTGIDPIAVVDIQGILKDLKKKGYGVLITDHSVRETLEITDHAYIIHDGQILTAGTPKKILSHKGARKSYFGEDFSL
- a CDS encoding hemolysin family protein; the protein is MDIQSIFQGICLIILLFLSAFFSGIEIAFMELNKFRIKNLVDKNPKTKKLLFWLKNPHKVLTVIAICNNFVNIAASAIATSIAITIAAKHGMTNSAGVGISVGVMTFLILVFGEITPKNFAKINYEALALFAITPVRILTNLLMPVVRALLFITKIIIRMFGGRIEKEPSILTGEELKSLISIGKEEGAIEEEEKEMINSIFEFGDTIVREVMVPRTDIQSIDQNESISEVIKTIVETRHSRIPIYEENIDNIIGILYVKDLITRWESYKQGENIALKDLIRTPYFVPETKKVKALFALFKKKRNHMAIVVDEYGGTAGLVTIEDVIEEILGEIEDEHDREDDQFQALGNGVTLIDGRTNIDTVNEELDIQIPQGDDYDSIAGFIVNRLGRVPKTGEIVNYKNLKIVVAEAGPRHVSKIKIARLEQKEDNKNE
- a CDS encoding FAD-dependent oxidoreductase, whose amino-acid sequence is MKSKIKNYDVLVIGGGAAGIAAAIAAAKNNARTLLVESRGAIGGDTISGLPILGCCNSLGEWIVGGVLRELLDACKRMSGYIGCICDWRTLWGVCVNPDIFRLVIAETLEKYRVDVLLHTIVDNIAIDNGRIQECFVVDRSGKRRCIRAKVIIEATGDGNIAAMANAKSEAGSDTKNFQPISLIFRMSNINFKPLLEFVRDNPEEILLAENPVFKKTPAECAQKVYESGYPYLALSARGTLLGDAIRRGLMYPCSAIFMSPTSMGKKEIVLNTTRVSGIDARNIETLSNSLFTLSRQISTAIEFLKIHIPGFRNSELSGIAHSISIRETRRIIGEYVLKTEDVISGKKVKNGIAKGAHHVDIHGSGTDQTRIPVKNGHSYDIPYNCLIPKNIANMFVAGRCLSSTREANGSVRVMGTCMATGEAAGTAAALYSFQNHTNVRELSVEALRKKLTSQGAILKGTH
- a CDS encoding DNA polymerase III subunit alpha, with amino-acid sequence MKHSGFVHLHNHTQYSLLDGACRLDDIISLAHEFKMPALAITDHGNMFGAIEFYDKAMKHGIKPIVGYEAYVAPGNRKERALHGIKEAAFHLTLLAADEDGYKNLLKLATIAYLEGFYYKPRIDKQVLSEYSKGIIGLSGCMKGEIPHLILSDQLDGAEKLISEYQDIFGKGNFYLELQNHGIEEQIKINRELISFSKTLNISVVATNDCHYIKRHDGLSHEALLCIQTGTTLDNPKRMRFSGEEFYFKSADEMKKLFNETPEAILNTIEIAEKCNLELDFSKKYLPHFKVPKESSPHSYLERLAKEGCKKRFQDVTKEITDRLEYELGVISKMNYASYFLIVWDFIQYAKSKGIAVGPGRGSSAGSLVAYCLDITNIDPLKYGLIFERFLNPDRISLPDIDIDFCYERRGEVIGYVVEKYGRENVAQIATFGTMAARAVIRDVGRVLNMPYAEVDKIAKMIPSGPNISLKSAMDTQKEIPELVEKNEQVKTLMDIAKSLEGLARHVSTHAAGVVISEGSLTNFTPLFMSNKTEISTQYGMNSLEKIGLLKMDFLGLKTLTVIQNTIALIEQYYDKKIETDKLPLDDKNTFSLLISKGKTIGVFQLESPGMRDLSRKLKPESFEDLIPLVSLFRPGPMQGGALDTFVKGRHSKSPVKYDHPILESILKETYGVILYQEQVIRIANEFAGFSMGEADTLRRIMGKKGIMDDKQRNAFISGAIKKGVKEEVASKVFDLIAYFAGYGFNKSHSAAYAMIAFQTAYFKANYSVAFMTALLSSELQNTDKIVLYISECNDMKIKVLPPDINKSYAKFTIEGKNIRFGLAAIKNVGEVAIDSIIKVRQLHGYFKSLYDFCERVNLRTANRRVIESLIKAGAFNFGRPRAQLMHTLDHAIEVGQQIQKDTQSGQTLFFDVFESQKEFREDVHKFADVEEWMESKLLAYEKEVLGFYVSGHPLAKHEDTLKSFTTASNTLVSEHQDGDDIYIGGIINAVKGILTKKDKKRMCAFTLEDMQGTISVLVYPAVFGKFDNLIEVDKLLLVKGRLDLREDQPKVIASDIISLLEAEEKLTKAIHLKLISTGLDEQTLQKLKDLLAQYPGKSIVYLHVLIPQSGEVTMLADPKIHISPQKDLLIKLRHLIGQEAVRLSL
- a CDS encoding DUF502 domain-containing protein is translated as MNKLLAKLRANFMAGILVILPILVTYEIVKFIIVKVKVLHFANVVTPEWIEHPIYFRYITIGIAVLVILAAIFIILTVIGMLARNVIGKRLILFGESVLARIPMVNKIYRAVQQISHAFVGKVIFTRVVLLQYPRKGIYSMGFVTSDTKGEIGSKISKDSINVFLPTTPNPTSGYLLFVPEKDTIPLSMSVEDAMKLVISGGAVTPNYNK